The sequence AATCAGCCCACGCTACAGCCCATAAATAGGGCCACCCAGGTGAGCCTCTCACTCGCCTCCACTCCTGCCAGGCCCAGTAGCCACCACAGCACCTGCTTCCTCAGCCCTGAAATCATGCCCCGAGGTCTCCTGTGGCTGGGCCTAGCCCTGTTGGGGGCCCTGCATGCCCAGGCCCAGGACTCCAGCTCAGACCTGATCCCGGCCCCACCTCTGAGCAAGGTCCCTCTGCAGCAGAACTTCCAGGACAACCAGGTAAGGGGCCAAGAGGGGCACCTGCAGGTGGGGCCCGGGGAAGAGTGGGAGCAGAGGGGAGGAGAGGTGAAGAGACTCAGGAGGAGCGTTGGGCAGGACTCCAGGTTTCCAGGATGCCAGGAGTCCCGGGTCCAGGTTTCAGCTCACTCTGTGCCACCAGGGTCCCTGAAGGAAACCATGCCCcttccccccatccccacccccatcccagccTGAACAGACTCCCCCAGGTCCACGTCCCCTCTCCCATAACCCCCATTGTCCAAGGAAGGTGGGAACACTTTTAGTCCCCcctgcacagatgaggaaactgaggctcaggaaggccCACCAGCCATGTGCCTCCTCCTGTAAGGAGATCACCCTCCTCCCTGCCAGACTCAGAACCGCCTCTTCCCCCAGGCCTCCCTTCTAGGCTGATGgcctcctgctcctgcccctTCACCAGTGTAGGTCCAGCCTGGGCCCTGCTGCCCAGCTAGAGGGGCTCGTGGTTCCAGGCTGGGCGGCTCAGAGgtgccacagggacagagctggagGGGTGGCTCCTAGGGCCATTCTTGGGCTGTGCCTATCATCTGTCCCCTGCAGTTCCAGGGGAAGTGGTATGTGGTAGGCCTGTCAGGGAATGCAGTTAGCAGAAAAGACGAAGCCCCGCTAAAGATGTACGCCACCATCTATGAGCTGAAAGAAGACAAGAGCTACAACGTCACCTCCATCCTGTTCAGGTGAGGGCTGACCTCTCCTGGGGGTATAAGAGGCAGACTGATATCACAGGCAAGGGATGGCCAAAGCTGAGGGATCCTGTCGTTCACCTCACTGTTCTGCCCGGAATTCATCTGTGTTCATCCTTCCTGCGTTCCTTAGGGCAACGTTTATAGCGCAGACACACAGACAGTGGTAGGGATGGACACGCACAGTCGTTAGAAAACAAGACGGAGAGAGGAGGGGTGCCgggagtgggaggaggggacACCGGATCCAGCCTGGAACCCCACCCAGGGCCTTCATGGAGGGCTTCAGGaaggtggtcttttttttttttgagacggagtctcactctgtcgcccaggctggagtgcagtggccggatctcagctcactgcaagctccgcctcccgggtttacgccattctcctgcctcagcctcctgagtagctgggactacaggcgcccgtcacctcgcccggctagttttttgtattttttagtagagacggggtttcacgatgttagccaggatggtctcgatctcctgacctcgtgatccgcctgtctcggcctctcaaagtgctgggattacaggcttgagccaccgtgccgggtcAGGAAGGTGGTCTTAAAAGAGCCAACCTGCTTCAAAAGGAAGTGAGGGGTGTTCCCGGCAGGGGCCGGAGTCAGAAAGTGCCCCGCTTCAGGAAGGAGCAAGCCATCACAGGGTCGCCCTGAGCAGAGCTGTGGAGCAGCCTGGCGGGGCAGGCGGCCACACTAGCACGCAGCACAGTCCTCAGGCCCTCCCCCGGCGGATCTGCTGCAGAGCGGCTTAGAGGTGGCTGCAGGGTGGGGAGACTCGGTGGGGTGCAGCTTGGGAGGTCGGGAGACCAGCGAAAGTGAAGCAGGGCCATCACAGGTGGGAGAGAACAGGTGCAGGGTGAAGGGGCAGGGAGCCAGGGATCAGTCGTTCCcagtgggtttcttttttcttttctttttttttttttttttgagacggagtttcactcttgttgcccaggctggagtgcaatggcacggtctcggctcaccacaacctccacctcaagtgattctcctgcctcagcctccctagtagctgggattacaggcatgtgccactatgcctggctaattttgtatttttagtagagacggggtttctccaagttggccaggctggtcttgaactcgcgacctcaggtgatccgcctgcctcggcctcccaaagtgctgggattacaggagtgagccaccacacccggcctccccAGTGGGTTTCTGACTGGCAGCTGAGTGGATTGGGATTAGGGCATTTGTGGAGCAAGGAGCAGAATACAGACAGGTTGGGGAGCTCAGCCCTGGGGTGTCAGGGGATGGGAAGTGGGAGGACTCAAGGATGAGGTCAGGTTTGACCCAAGAGGTAGAGGAACGGTTGGCGTGGAGCAGACTGGAAGTACCAAGGTGGATCCCCAGGAGAGGGTATAGGAAGAGAAGCAGCAAGCTGAGCACAGGGGAGAAATGCAGGGTTGctgtggtgggggggggggggggagccaCCCAGGGAGGCAGCCAAAGGAAAGAAGGACATGGGGTGCTGGAGGGTCTGAGCAGGGTCCAGGGGCCCCAGGCAGCAGACCCGGACGGACAGCCTGGGATCAGCTCAGGGGGAAGGCCCAGGC is a genomic window of Chlorocebus sabaeus isolate Y175 chromosome 12, mChlSab1.0.hap1, whole genome shotgun sequence containing:
- the LCN2 gene encoding neutrophil gelatinase-associated lipocalin, encoding MNQPTLQPINRATQVSLSLASTPARPSSHHSTCFLSPEIMPRGLLWLGLALLGALHAQAQDSSSDLIPAPPLSKVPLQQNFQDNQFQGKWYVVGLSGNAVSRKDEAPLKMYATIYELKEDKSYNVTSILFRKEKCDYWIRTFVPGSQPGEFTLGNIQNHPGLTSYVVRVVSTNYKQYAMVFFKKVSQNKEYFKITLYGRTKELTSELKENFIRFSKSLGLPENHIVFSVPIDQCIDG